In the Silurus meridionalis isolate SWU-2019-XX chromosome 6, ASM1480568v1, whole genome shotgun sequence genome, one interval contains:
- the LOC124387822 gene encoding lactose-binding lectin l-2-like, with the protein MVFNTKVVVFLVLLAWATTEFAWHANAHHGHGWVTSGGCSYIYIGIKMDWASAEQHCLNLGGNLVSIRNEAEYQHVKSVIRAHDPSESETWIGLSCCEKERNWLWSDGTKLTYTKWNPQEPNYMPRECCAHMNYGSWKDWNDIPCDHLYAFVCAKKTV; encoded by the exons ATGGTTTTTAATACTAAAGTGGTggtttttcttgttcttcttgcCTGGGCAACAACAGAATTTG cctGGCATGCAAATGCACATCATGGTCATGGCTGGGTTACATCTGGAGGCTGCAGCTACATATATATCGGAATCAAGATGGACTGGGCGTCTGCTGAG cAACATTGTCTGAATCTTGGTGGAAACTTGGTCTCAATACGCAACGAGGCTGAATATCAGCATGTCAAGTCTGTTATCCGTGCTCATGACCCCAGTGAAAGTGAAACATGGATTGGCCTTTCTTGCTGTGAGAAG GAACGGAACTGGCTTTGGTCTGATGGCACCAAATTGACTTACACCAAATGGAATCCACAAGAACCAAATTATATGCCTAGAGAGTGCTGTGCGCATATGAACTATGGTTCCTGGAAGGACTGGAATGACATTCCATGTGATCATCTTTATGCCTTTGTTTGTGCCAAGAAAACAGTCTGA
- the sharpin gene encoding LOW QUALITY PROTEIN: ranBP-type and C3HC4-type zinc finger-containing protein 1 (The sequence of the model RefSeq protein was modified relative to this genomic sequence to represent the inferred CDS: inserted 1 base in 1 codon) — MALSSGVWAPVFPSPALQQGSNASSGSGCGTVLMSVRVSVSWATLRALRPLRSSGTVEDDSALRLQLSMDPNRPGDFRLTLRDSGSNGRIMSLAEFELCAVRYEIKSPRCHELCVIKPPHDTLTFTFRSEQEAQEWATVMISSLREAHRVAGIASHPTDDTEHLKPVEQSAALCLSAKEELCAELARAIEAGDAQAAKQHATSLAHQQMALTIQPAPKESEDEEISLAVAVEDATSSCCVTVKVVPHMTVASLKQQMFGEYGFXPRVQRWVIGQCLCSEQRSLVSYGVCRDGDTAFLYLLSARHARLSRLQCQQDQESALLAPVPKLTPTPAPASHDWRGYSTLPPRLHHSNTGSGGGGAGKHSISDIMNLERLQLGVPGVRPTNPQAGWSCPSCTFINKSTRPGCEICSTERPTRPELGASEEAALLL; from the exons ATGGCTCTGAGTTCGGGGGTTTGGGCTCCGGTTTTTCCGTCTCCGGCACTCCAGCAAGGCTCGAACGCGAGCTCGGGGTCCGGCTGCGGCACGGTCTTGATGTCGGTTCGTGTGTCGGTGTCGTGGGCGACGCTGCGAGCTCTGCGGCCGCTCCGCTCTTCCGGCACCGTGGAGGATGACTCGGCTCTCCGCCTGCAGCTCAGCATGGACCCGAACCGGCCAGGAGACTTCCGGCTCACCCTCAGAGACTCCGGCAGTAACGGCAGGATCATG TCACTGGCAGAGTTTGAGCTGTGTGCAGTGAGGTACGAGATCAAGTCGCCTCGCTGCCACGAGCTGTGCGTCATCAAGCCGCCGCACGACACGCTGACCTTCACCTTTCGCAGCGAGCAGGAGGCCCAGGAGTGGGCCACCGTCATGATATCATCACTGAGGGAAGCCCACAGAG TCGCAGGCATCGCCTCTCATCCCACTGATGACACGGAACATCTAAAACCTGTCGAGCAGAGCGCAGCATTGTGCTTATCAGCAAAAG AGGAACTATGTGCAGAGCTGGCCAGAGCCATCGAGGCCGGAGATGCACAAGCAGCAAAGCAGCACGCTACATCACTGGCGCACCAGCAGATGGCGCTCACCATCCAACCGGCTCCAAAGGAATCTGAAGATGAAGAGATCAG CTTAGCAGTTGCAGTTGAAGATGCCACGTCGTCCTGTTGCGTCACGGTAAAAGTGGTCCCCCACATGACTGTGGCGTCTCTTAAGCAGCAG ATGTTTGGAGAATACGGTT CACCCCGAGTGCAGCGCTGGGTCATAGGTCAGTGTTTGTGCTCCGAACAGCGCTCCCTGGTGTCATACGGCGTCTGCCGAGACGGAGACACTGCGTTTCTCTACCTCCTCTCAGCACGCCACGCCCGCCTCAGCCGACTGCAGTGCCAGCAGGACCAGGAGAGCGCCCTCCTCGCACCCGTGCCTAAACTGACCCCGACCCCGGCACCAGCCAGTCACGACTGGAGAGGATACAGCACACTGCCACCAAGACTCCATCATTCCAACACAG GAAGCGGTGGGGGCGGAGCTGGAAAGCACAGCATCAGTGACATCATGAACCTGGAGAGACTGCAGCTAGGTGTACCTGGGGTGAGACCAACAAACCCGCAG GCGGGTTGGTCATGTCCTTCATGTACGTTTATAAACAAGTCGACAAGGCCTGGCTGTGAAATCTGCAGTACAGAGAGACCCACTCGGCCCGAGCTCGGCGCGTCCGAGGAAGCGGCTCTGCTTTTATAA
- the gpaa1 gene encoding glycosylphosphatidylinositol anchor attachment 1 protein, whose amino-acid sequence MGLLSDPNRRKALTSLLTRLNTPLCVVCYLAGIAWFMGLAFEPFTLRTYMSENAMGSTMVEERFPSGERALATGREFAAQKKKVGGMPVDWLVKTMQARGLEVFTQSFSRTLPFPDENKERFMVRGTNVYGILRAPRAPRTEALVLSAPCSPGNSNNQAVGLLLGLAQYFRSQIYWAKDIIFLVNEHDLIGMQAWLEGYHHTNITGMDFTPLQGRAGSIQAALSMELSSDVITSLDLVLEGLNGQLPNLDLANLFHAFCQKLGILCTIQGKLQRNDWDSSEGYTHSAQTMMLMVLKQASGRPWGDHGLFLRYHIEAVTLRGINSFRHYKTDATTLGRLLEGMFRKLNNLLERLHQSYFFYLMPSLSRFVSIGYYMPAFGLLAAILLLRALDLWVQIGSPAPVSQDGVGETEPPSNPGVLSILTPIVISHLTGVALYTLPILSQDTAVEHFPVSETEAVVLTAIAIYTAGLALPHNTHRLISGEATEQGWRVLKLAALLYLAVLLGCTALINFSLGFILAVTLVPAAACVTPHMPKSLGALAMVLLSPGCTIFYCIFLFQDLQEAPVTLPECCVLFLSVISQGILDHTLYGSLIYPLLALFVYPCWLLLWNVLFWK is encoded by the exons ATGGGTCTGTTATCCGACCCGAACCGAAGGAAGGCGTTGACCAGTCTCCTCACCCGCCTCAACACTCCTCTATG TGTGGTGTGCTACCTGGCGGGCATCGCCTGGTTCATGGGCCTGGCGTTTGAGCCGTTCACTCTACGGACGTACATGTCTGAGAACGCCATGGGTTCCACCATGGTGGAGGAGAGGTTCCCCTCAGGAGAAAGAGCCTTGGCTACAGGGCGGGAGTTTGCAGCTCAGAAGAAGAAGGTTGG GGGAATGCCGGTGGACTGGCTGGTGAAGACGATGCAGGCCAGAGGGCTGGAGGTTTTCACCCAGAGCTTCTCACGCACTCTGCCTTTCCCTGATGAGAACAAGGAGAGATTT ATGGTTCGAGGCACTAATGTGTACGGGATCCTGCGAGCACCTCGAGCTCCCCGAACAGAAGCCCTGGTGCTCAGCGCCCCCTGCAGTCCTGGCAACAGCAACAACCAGGCAGTTGGCCTTCTGCTGGGTCTCGCACAGTATTTCAGAA GTCAGATTTACTGGGCCAAAGACATCATATTCCTGGTGAACGAGCACGATCTCATCGGCATGCAGGCTTGGTTAGAGGGCTACCATCATACCAACATCACTG GGATGGACTTTACGCCGCTACAGGGCCGAGCAGGCTCCATCCAGGCTGCTCTCTCGATGGAGCTCAGCAGTGATGTCATCACCAGTTTGGACCTGGTACTGGAGGGTCTAAATGGACAGCTGCCCAACCTGGACCTGGCCAACCTCTTCCATGCCTTCTGCCAGAAGCTCGGCATCCTCTGCACCATTCAGGGGAAG CTCCAGAGGAACGACTGGGACAGTTCAGAGGGATACACGCATTCAGCACAGACTATGATGCTGATGGTGCTGAAGCAGGCGAGCGGTCGGCCCTGGGGTGACCACGGGCTCTTCCTGCGCTATCACATCGAGGCTGTGACCCTCCGCGGCATCAACAGCTTCAGACACTACAAGACTGACGCCACCACTCTCGGCAG GCTGTTGGAGGGAATGTTCAGGAAGCTGAATAATCTACTGGAGAGACTTCACCAGTCCTACTTCTTCTACCTAATGCCTTCGTTGTCTCGCTTTGTGTCCATTGGATATTACATGCCTGCTTTTGGCCTGCTGGCTGCCATCCTGCTCCTGCGA GCATTGGATCTCTGGGTCCAGATTGGAAGTCCAGCTCCAGTATCCCAGGACGGAGTCGGTGAAACAGAACCG cCATCAAATCCAGGTGTTCTGTCCATACTGACACCTATAGTGATCAGTCACCTGACAGGCGTGGCTCTGTACACTCTTCCCATCCTGTCTCAGGACACTGCAGTAGAGCACTTCCCTGTGTCTGAGACCGAGGCCGTGGTTCTCACTGCCATCGCCATCTACACTGCAGGCTTGGCACTgccccacaacacacacag atTGATCTCAGGTGAGGCCACAGAGCAGGGCTGGCGTGTGCTCAAACTGGCGGCTCTCCTCTACCTGGCTGTGCTTCTCGGCTGCACAGCTCTCATCAACTTCTCCCTGGGCTTCATCCTGGCTGTCACACTGGTGCCTGCTGCTGCCTGCGTCACACCGCACATGCCCAA ATCTTTGGGTGCCTTGGCGATGGTGCTGCTTAGTCCAGGTTGCACAATCTTCTACTGTATCTTCCTCTTCCAGGACCTTCAGGAAGCTCCGGTTACGTTGCCCGAGTGTTGTGTGCTCTTCCTGTCCGTCATCTCTCAGGGCATCCTGGACCACACCCTCTATGGCTCGCTGATCTACCCGCTCTTGGCACTGTTTGTGTATCCATGTTGGCTGCTGCTCTGGAATGTCCTGTTTTGGAAATAA